Within Pseudomonas sp. LBUM920, the genomic segment GCTTTGACTTCCACCAGCAGGTCGCGCGGGCCGGCGACTGGCTCCGGCAGCTCGATGTCTTGCAGGGAGTTTGGATCGGTGATGGGCAGTGCAGCGTAGTAGGCAATGGCTTTCATGGGGACTCCGGAAAAGGGCAGTGATCAGGCAAGAAATTTCAGGCGCTTGAGTTCGAAGTGTTCGATCACATCAGCGGCCTTGGCGCGGAAGTTCTGGATGTGTGCGCTCTGGTCGTGGTCGGCCAGCGCTGCGTCATCGCTCCAGCGTTCGAGCATGTAGAAGGTCTCGGGATGTTGCAGGTCCTGGTGCAGGTCGTATTGCTCGCAACCGGCTTCCAGGCGGGTCGGTTCCAGCAGACCGCGCAGCAGGGTCTCCAGGGTTGCCCCTTGGCCGGGTTTGGCGATCAGCGTAGCGATGACGTTAAAGGCAGTGGACATATTCAACTCCTGGCACGTGGTGAACGGGATGGGCAGATGATTGGCTATTTCCCGTGAAGATAAAACCCGCTAAAACAGCAGTCTGTTTCAATAGAATTTTGATAATCGGCGGTAATGCATGCTGCGTTTTGATGATTTGCAGTTGTTTGTACGCGCGGCAGACCTGGGCAGTCTGTCGGCTGCCGCGCGGGTCATGGACCTGTCGCCCGCCGTGGCCAGCGCGGCGCTCAAGCGCATCGAAGAGCAATTGGGCACGCGGTTGCTGGCGCGCTCTACCCGCAGCCTGCGGTTGACCGCCGAAGGTGAAGGCTTTCTGGAATATGCCCGCGCAGCCTTGAGTTCGCTGGACGAAGGGCGGCGCTTGTTGGCCAGCGGCCAGGACCATGTCAGCGGTGTGCTGCAGCTGTCGGCGCCGTCGGATTTCGGGCGCAACCAACTGTTGCCCTGGCTCGATGAATTCCAGCGCGAGTACCCGCAACTCACCGTGCGCCTGCTGTTGGGCGACCGGATCGCCGACCTGTTCCGCCAGCCGGTGGATATCGCCCTGCGTTACGGCGAGCCTGAAGACTCCAGCCTGATCGCGCTGCCCATCGCCCCGGACAACAGGCGTGTGCTGTGTGCCGCGCCCAGCTACCTAGCACGGCATGGCGAGCCGCGGCATTTGGAGCAGTTGGCGCAACACAATTGCCTGCTGTACATGCTCGGCAGCCGCGTACACGACCACTGGGGTTTTCACGATGGCAAGCGTGAAGTCAGCCTGACGGTGAGCGGCGACCGCTTCAGTGATGACGCCGATGTGGTGCGGCGCTGGGCAGTGGCGGGTGTCGGTATCGCCTACAAGTCCTGGCTGGATGTGAGCAGCGACGTGCTGGCCGGGCGTCTGCGCGTGATCCTGCCGGAGCTGCGCGGTGAGCGCACGCCGCTCAACCTGCTGTGCGCGCATCGTGCGCAATTGAGCAAGCCCATCAACCTGTTGCGGGAAATGCTCGTGGCCCGCTGTGCGACATTGACTGCGCAATGGCCGGAGCGATTGAGCACCGCGCAATAGCCTCCATCAAAGCAAGAAATTTCACTCAGATCCTGTCCCTATCCGCGCTGTCAGACGCCGCGGAACGGGCGGTTTGCGCCCCTATACTTCGGTTCCAACCGCAGCAGACAAATGGTTTAACAAGGAGTGAATACATGGAAGAAGCACCCTGCATCAGTCACATCGCCAGCTTGCTCGGCGAGCCCAAGCGCACCGCCATGCTTTGGGCCTTGATGGACGGGTCGGCGAAATCGTCAGAGGAACTGGCGATGCTGGCCGGGCTGTCGTCGGCTTCGGCGATCGCGCATTTGTCGCGTCTGACTGGAAGCGGTTTGCTGCGGGTTGAAGCCCAGCGTGGCAAGCGCGTGTTTCGTGTCGCCGCCGTTGACGTCAGCGTTGCGATCGACGCGTTGGCCAGTACCACCATGGCCAGCGCCGTGCGCAGTGCGCCGCAGGGTGTGCCGCCGGCGCTGGTGGCGCCCGCGTCGTTGCGCCGAGCCCGGTTATGCCATGGCCACCTGGGCGGGGAACTGGGCGCAGGGCTTTACCAGCGCATGTTTCAGGCGGGATGGATCGACCGTCATGAACAACGTACTGAGGTCACCGTTACGGGCGCGCAGCGCCTGGCAGGCCTGGGCATTTTCACCCACGCGTTGGCCTCGCCCCTGGCGTGCGACTGCTTTGACTGGAGTCAGCAGCAACCGCACTTGGGGGGCGCTTTGGGGGCGGGGCTGTTGCAGCTGTTTTTGCAGTCGGGCTGGGTCAGCGTGGTCAACGAGTCCCACGCCCTGCAGTTCTCCGACGTCGGGCTTGGGGAAATCAACCGCTTCGCCGCGCCCCAGGAAGGCAATGGTCGCTCAGAGTTTCAGTCAGGTCGCATCCAGCAATAACCAGGCAAAACGATACCGCACACTCGCTTTGGGGATTTTTCATACAGGGGGTGCGGCATGGGCATGCAAGGCTATAGTGCAGCAGAACGGCTGGAACGGTTGCCCATCAGCGGGTATCACCGAATCATCTTCATCATCATCGCGCTGGCGTTTTTCTTCGACTCCATGGACCTGGCGATGATGACTTTCCTGTTGGGGTCGATCAAAACCGAGTTCGGCCTCAGTACGGCCCAAGCCGGGTTGCTGGCCAGTTCGAGTTTTTTTGGCATGGTGGTCGGTGCATCTTTATCCGGAATGTTGGCGGACCGGTTTGGTCGCAAACCGGTGTTCCAATGGAGCATCGTGCTGTGGGGCGTCGCCAGCTACCTGTGTTCCACGGCGCAGACGGTGGAGACGCTGACGCTGTTTCGCGTGTTGCTGGGGATCGGCATGGGCATGGAGTTTCCGATTGCGCAGTCGATGCTTTCGGAGCTGATTCCTGCCAAGGGGCGCGGGCGCTATATCGCCCTGATGGATGGCTTCTGGCCGTTGGGTTTTGTGGCGGCGGGTGTGCTGTCTTACTTCCTGCTGCCAGTGATTGGTTGGCGTGACATCTTTTTGGTGTTGGCAGTACCGGCGGTGTTTGTGTTGGCGATCCGGTTTTTTATCCCGGAGTCGCCGCGCTGGCTTGAGCAGGCCGGACGGCACGCGGCGGCGGATAAGGTGTTGCAGCGTATCGAGCAAAAAGTGCGCGTTTCGCTGGGGCGCGCCGACTTGCCTGCGCCGATTGCCCTGCCACGGGTTGAGAGCGTGCCGGGGACGTTTTTCTCGGCGTTTGAGCAGCTATGGTCGCCGCAGTATCGGCAACGCACGATGATGATCTGGAGTGTGTGGTTCTTTGCATTGCTCGGCTTCTACGGGCTCACCTCCTGGTTGAGCGCGTTGTTGCAGCAATCGGGGTTTGCGGTCACTCAGTCGGTGTACTACACGGTGATCATTTCCCTGGGCGGGATTCCCGGGTTTCTGATGGCCGCCTGGCTGGTGGAGCGTTGGGGGCGCAAGCCGGTCTGCGTTGTGACCTTGCTGGGCGGTGGCGTGATGGCGTTTGTGTACGGGCAAAGCGCTGTGTTTGGCGGCAACGTGGGGCTGCTGATTTCGTCGGGACTGTTGATGCAGTTCTTTCTGTTTGGCATGTGGGCGGTGCTGTACACCTACACGCCTGAGCTGTATCCCACTTCGGCGCGGGCAACCGGTTCCGGGTTCGCTTCGGCGATTGGTCGCGTGGGCTCGTTGCTCGGGCCGTTGGTAACGGGGCTGGTGTTTCCGATAACGGGGCAGGGCGGGGTGTTTGCCTTGGGCGCGCTGTGTTTTGCCATAGCGGCGCTGGTGGTGTGGGTATTTGGGCGGGAGACGAAGGGCAAGACGCTGGAAGAACTGACCGAAGTCTGAGGAACAGCACACCACCACTGTGGGCGCGGGCGTGCTCGCGAAGGCGGTGCATCAGTCGACACAGGTATTGACTGATACATCGCCTTCGCGGGCAAGCCCGCTCCCACATTGATTTTGTCGTGTCAGCCGTTGTTGCTTAAGGCTTCACGAGCCGCGCATCCAGGCTGTTCTGCGCCAGGCGTTTGGCCTGGTCCTGGGTCATGCCCAGCGAGGTGTGCAGCGCGTGGAAGTTCTCGGTGACATAACCGCCGAAGTACGCCGGGTCATCCGAGTTCACCGTGACTTTCACGCCACGCTCGAGCATGTCGAGGATGTTGTGCTGGGCCATGTCGTCGAACACGCACAGCTTGGTGTTGGACAGCGGGCACACGGTCAGCGGGATCTGCTCGTCGATGATCCGCTGCATCAAGCGCTCGTCTTCGATGGCGCGCACGCCATGGTCGATACGCTGGATTTTCAGCAGGTCGATGGCTTCCCAGATGTACTCGGGCGGGCCTTCTTCGCCGGCGTGGGCCACGGTGAGGAAGCCTTCGTGGCGGGCACGATCGAACACGCGCTGGAACTTGCTCGGCGGGTGGCCCATTTCCGAGCTGTCCAGGCCTACAGCAACGAACGCATCACGGAATGGCAGTGCCTGGTCGAGGGTTTTCTCGGCTTCGGCTTCGCTCAAATGGCGCAGGAAACTCAAGATCAAACCGCTGGTGATGCCCAGTTGCTGCTCGCCATCTTTGAGCGCAGCGGCGATGCCGTTGAGCACGACTTCGAACGGCACGCCACGGTCGGTGTGGGTTTGCGGGTCGAAGAAGGGTTCGGTGTGGATCACGTTCTGTTCTTTGCAGCGCAGCAGGTAGGCCCAGGTCAGGTCGTAGAAATCCTGGGAGGTGCGCAGCACATCGGCGCCCTGGTAATACAGGTCGAGAAACTCTTGCAGATTGTTGAAGGCGTAAGCCTTGCGCAGGGTTTCGACGTCGTTCCAAGGCAGTGCAATCTTGTTGCGTTCGGCCAGTGCGAACAGCAACTCAGGCTCCAGCGAGCCTTCCAGGTGCAGGTGCAATTCAGCCTTGGGCAGGGCGTTGAGCCAATCGTACATTTTCTAAATTCTCATCAGGTGCAATGGCGGCATTCTACAGGCCATGGCCGAAATAATCGGCAAAACCTGACCAGCAGGAGAGTATTGGTTTTATTCGTGCAAGGGGCACGTGAGCTAAGGTGTAACGAAACGTTAGCGGCGTGGTGCAGTCTGTACCCCATCAATGACTGATTTGCTGCATGAAAAGGCCCGGAATGCTCACATCCCTCAAGCAAGAAAAATACATGGTGCTGGCGCTGATTGCCGCCATCGTCGCCTACCCGTTGGAGCACTGGATGCTGCACAGCGGGCAGATGGTGGCGTTGCTCAGCGGCGTGGCGTTGATCGTCTTCATCGTCGTGGCCTCGATGCGTGTTGCCCACCACGCCGAGCAACTGGCGGAAAAGGTCGGTGACCCTTACGGCACCATGATCCTGACCCTGGCCGCGGTGCTGGTGGAGGTGGTGATCCTGGCGATCATGATGAGCAACGAGCCATCGCCCACCTTGGTACGCGACACGATTTATTCGGCAGTGATGCTCGATATCAACGGCATCCTCGGCCTGGCTGCGCTGATGGGCGGCATCAAACATGGCGAACAGTCCTACAACGATGACTCGGCACGCAGCTACAGCGTGATGATCCTCACCGCCATGGGCGTGTCGATGGTGGTGCCGGAATTCATCCCCCAGGCCGACTGGAAAATTTACTCGGCGTTCACCATCGGCGCGATGGTGCTGCTTTACACCCTGTTTTTGCGCATGCAGGTGGGGCCGCACAGTTACTTCTTCAGCTACAGCTACCCGGAAAAACGCCGCAAGAAACAGCCCGAAGAACAGCAGGAACCGCCAATCAGCCTGGCCTTCTCCATTGGCACATTGGTGTTTGGCGTGGTTGTGATCGGCGCACTGGCCGAGGTGATGTCCAAGACCCTCGACCTGGGCCTGGAAGGCACGGGCGCGCCGCCGGTGATCACGGCGATTGTGGTGGCGGCTATTTCGGCGGCGCCGGAAATTCTGACGGCCTTGCGGGCAGCCTTGGCTAACCGCATGCAGTCGGTGGTCAACATCGCACTCGGTGCGTCGTTGTCGACGGTGATTTTGACGGTGCCGGTGATGGAGGCCATGGCGCTCTACACCGGCCAGCCGTTCCAGATGGCGATGACGCCGGTGCAAACCGTGATGGTGTTGATCACGCTGGTTGTCAGTGCGATCAACCTCAACGATGGCGAGACGAATGCCATCGAAGGGATGACCCATTTCGTGTTGTTTGCGACGTTTATCATGCTGTCGCTGTTGGGGTTGTAGAAACCGCAGAACTCAATGTGGGAGCTGGGTTTTGTGGGAGCTGGCGTGCCTGCGATGCAGACACCCAGGTTTTTCAGTTGCACCGAGATGATGCTATCGCAGGCAAGCCAGCTCCCACATTTTGATATGCCTGGCTTAGGTTCCGGCGATCAGCTGTTTCGCCGCCTGTGTGTGATCGGCAATCAAACCTTTCAAATCCAGGCCTTCAACCTGCCCGTCAATCACCCGCCATTTGCCCCCGATCATCACCCGATCCGCCCGGTCGGCGCCGCACAGCAGCAACGCCGAAATCGGATCGTGACTGCCGGAAAAACGCAGCTCATCAAGCTTGAACAGTGCCAGGTCAGCCTGTTTGCCCACGGCCAGTTCACCGATATCCGTACGCCCCAGTAATTGCGCCGAGCCTTTGGTCGCCCAGCCCAGCACGCCTTCGGGGGTGATCTTTTCCGCGCCGTAACGCAGGCGCTGGATGTACAAGGCCTGGCGGGTTTCGAGGATCATGTTCGAGGCATCGTTGGACGCGGAGCCGTCCACGCCAAGGCCAATCGGCGCACCGGCGGCGAGCAGGTCCAGGGTCGGGCAGATGCCGGAGGCCAGGCGCATGTTCGAGCTTGGGCAATGGCAGATGCCGGTACCGGCGGCGCCCAGGCGCGCGATTTCATCCGGGTTGAAGTGAATGCCATGGGCCAGCCAGGTGCGTGGGCCGAGCCAGCCGACGCTGTCGAGATAATCCACGGTGCGCAGGCCGAAGCGCTGCAGGCAGAAGTCTTCTTCGTCGAGGGTTTCCGCCAGGTGCGTGTGCAGGCGCACATCGAGGCTGTTGGCCAGTTCGGCGCTGGCTTGCATGATTTGCGGGGTGACCGAAAACGGCGAGCAGGGCGCCAGGGCAATCTGGATTTGCGCGCCGTCGCCGCGCTCATGGTATGCGCGGATCAGGCGTTGGCTGTCGTCGAGGATCACTTGGCCTTGTTGCACGGTCTGCTGCGGCGGCAGGCCGCCGTCGGCTTCGCCCAGGCTCATGGAACCGCGCGTGAGCATGGCGCGCATGCCCAGTTCGCGCACGCTTTGCACTTGCACGTCGATGGCATTTTCCAGGCCGTCAGGAAACAGGTAGTGGTGATCGGCCGCGGTGGTGCAGCCTGAGAGCAGCAATTCCGCCAAGGCGACTTTGGACGCCAGGGCGAGCTTTTCCGGGGTCAGCCGGGCCCACACCGGGTAGAGGGTTTTGAGCCACGGGAACAACGGCTGGTTGACCACCGGTGCCCAGGCGCGGGTCAGGGTCTGGTAGAAGTGATGATGGGTGTTGATCAGCCCCGGCAGGATCACATGTTCGCGTGCGTCAAACACCTGTGCGCAGGGCACGGCAGGCTCTTGTCCCCAGCCCAGCAGTTCGGTGATCACACCGTCTTGCAGCACCAGGCCGCCACGGGCATCGAGGCCATTGGCAGTGAAAATCGCGAGGGGGTTTTTTAACCAGATACGGGTCGCAGGCATTGGCCGGCTCCTCTGAATGATGGGTTCAGGTTTGCCAGCTCAGTGTTGCCCTGTCTGCTGATCCAGGGTCGCCGGTTAAGGCGAGGTCGATAGATTACGTGGAGTTCCGGATCCGGTCCAGCTGCAGGCGCGAGGTGCTCTTGAGTCACCAATGCCGTTCAGTTAAGCAGTCCCCTGTGGGAGCGGGCTGGCCCGCGATAGCGGTGCGCCAGTCAACATTAATGTTGGCTGGGCCGACGTCTTCGCGGGCAGGCCCGTTCCCGCCTGTAGAACCGGGGTATTACCAGGCGATGGTGTCGCCTTTGTAGTCCACGAAGTGATGGCCGCCCTTGCCCGTGTAGGCATTTACCTGATCGATCAGGCCGCGCACGCTGGTGTCGACATCAATGAGCGCGTTTTCACCGCCCATATCCGTCTTCACCCAGCCCGGGTGCAGCGACAGCACGGTGAGCTTGTGGTCGCCGAGTTGGGTGATAAAGCTGTTGGTCATGGAGTTGAGGGCAGCCTTGCTGGCCTTGTACAGCGCCAGGTCCGCACCGTCGGGAATGGTCACGCTGCCGAGCACCGAGCTCATGAAGGCCAGCACGCCGCTGTCTTTGCGAATCTGCCCGACAAAACGCTGGGCCAGGTTGATCGGCGCCACGGCGTTGGTGAAGAACAGCTGGCCGACTTCCGCCAGGGTGGCGTGGCCAGGCTCTTGATTGGCGGGGCCTTTGACGCCGGCGTTGACGAACAGCAGGTCGAAGGTGCGGTCCTTGAGGCGCTGGCTCAGAGCGATCACGGCTTGCTGATCGTCTATGTCCAGCTTCTCGACGTGTACCGGGCCTGTGGCTTTGAGCGCATCGGCCTTGTTCGGGTCGCGCACGGTGGCGGTCACATCCCAGCCGTCCTCAAGCAATTGTTTGACCAGGCCAAGGCCCAGCCCGCGCGAGGCGCCGATGATCAGTGCGGTTTTTGGCGTAGACATGAAAGGCATCCTTTGGAATGGAGGTTCACGGATTCAGTGGACAGCGTTGCCCGAGCCTTTGCTGCAACTCCTGGCGCAGGTGGCCGAGTTCGCTGATACGGGTTTCGATCAGGTTGAGCTTGTCTTGCAGCAATTGTGTGACAGCGCTGTCGGGGTCGGGCGCCTGCCAGAGGGCGGCGACGCTGCTGCCGATCTCGCCCAGGCTGAAGCCCAGGCGTTGCGCAGTTTTGATGTAGAGCACCAGTTGCACCATGTCCGGCGGGTAGTCGCGGTAACCATTGGCGCTGCGTTGTGCTGCGATCAACCCACGCTGCTCGTAGAAACGCAGTGTGTCGCGGCTGACCTGGCTGGCCTGGGCTAGTTCGCCAATACGCATGGGGCGGGCTCGAAAGGGCTTGACCCTGGAGCATACTCCAGGCTTTAGCCTGCTGGCTTCTTAATTCAAGGAGCTTGCCGATATGTGGACCGCTGCCCAATACCGAACACTGGTGCGCGCCAGCGCCTGGTATGACTTGATCGTGACCGCGGCGTTTGTCACACCGTGGAGCTTTGTGTTTGTGCACAGCGTATTGCAGGGTTTGAACCTGCCGGGAACGTTGCCGGCGTTTGCACCGGCGCATGTACTGATGGCCAATTTGCTCGGCTCGATTGTGTGCGTGTGGGCAGTGCTGCGAATTCGCGACCCGCAGCGCCAGTTTGGCCTCTATGACGCGGCCGGCCGCGCACTGTTCGCGACCTGGCAGCTCTACGCGCTGATGCAGGGCGCGACGGCGGTGCTGTGGGTAACGTTGCTGTTTGAGGGGGCGTGGGGCATCGCGCAAATTGTCCCCGTGAAGACTGATCAAAAAATGACCGGCGCCCGTAAGCCCTTATGACAGAAGGGTTACAGGCGGATGTGCTCAGGTTATCCACAGGCAGGTGCACAGTAGATGTGGGCAGTTTCAGCGCTCCAGCAGGATGCGCCCACGGCTCAGGTCGGCGAGTTGGGTTTGCAGCGTGTCGATAGCCGCCTCGCCCAGTGCCAGCTGCAGCTCCACACCATTGGCGGTAAAGGTTTCGTCCACCACCAGCCCACCCAGTTCGGCGACACGCAGTTTCACCAGGTTCAGCTCCGAAAAGCCGCAGGCGCAGCTCAGTGGCACGCGGCTGATCAGCTCGATGCGCTCGGCATTTTGCAGGCATTTGTTCGCGCCGCCGCCATAGGCACGGGCGAGGCCACCGGTGCCCAGCTGAATGCCGCCGTACCAGCGAATCACCAGCACGGCGACCTGATCAAAGCCTTGGGCTTCGATGGCGGCCAGAATCGGCCGCCCCGCGGTTCCGCCGGGCTCGCCATCGTCGTTGCTGCGGTACTGATCGGCGAGTTTCCAGGCCCAGCAGTTGTGCGTGGCGTTGAGGTCGCTGTGTTGCTCGAAAAACGCTTGGGCGTCTTGCGCGCTGGTGATCGGCGTCGCGAGGGTAATAAAGCGGCTTTTGCGTATTTCTTCACGAAATTCGCAAAGGCCGGTAAGCGTGAAAGGCATAAGTCGCTTCGTTTATAGGGCGGGCTTGATGCCACAGCCTTTGAGAATGATGTGGATCAGGTTGCTGCCGGCGTCTTCCATGTCTTGTTTGGTCAGCTTGGTGCGCCCGGTGACGCGGCAGATCTGGGTGGCAAAGTCGGCGTAGTGCTGGGTGCTGCCCCACAGCAGGAAGATCAGGTGCACGGGGTCGATGGGGTCCATCTTGCCGGCGTCGATCCAGGCCTGGAACACGGCGGCGCGGCCGCTGAACCAGGCGCGGTAATCCTGGCTGAAATATTCGGTGAGGCATTCGCCGCCACTGATGATTTCCATGGCGAAGATCCGCGAGGCCTGTGGGTGACGCCGGGAAAACTCCATCTTGGTGCGGATGTAGCGAGTGAGCGCCACGGCCGGGTCGTCCTCGGCGGTCAGCGCGTTGAAGGTGCTGTCCCACAGTTCGAGGATATTGCTGAGCACCGCGATGTACAGGCCGAGCTTGTTGGTGAAGTAGTAATGCAGGTTGGCCTTGGGCAGCCCGGCACTCGAGGCAATGGTGTTCATGCTGGTGCCTTTGTAGCCATGGCGCGCGAACTCGTCTTCAGCAGCCTGCAGAATCGCTTGTTCGTTCTTTTGCCGAATGCGGCTGGCGGGTTTACCGGCGTGGTTGCTGTGGGCAGGAACTTCGAGGCTCATGGAGGTTTCCGTGCTGATCGATAGAGACGACGTGTGCACAGATAACCCACCCTCAAGCCTCAGACAAGTCCCGATGCAATAAAACCGTCAAAGCGGTTCCAGCGTGTCGCTTTCCGGCGCGTGGTTTGCGGCAGCGCAGGTCGTTTTGGTTTCCGGTAACAACAGGCACAACACGATGGCGGTCAGGCCGCCGCTGGTGATGGCTGAGTCGAACAGGTTTTGCACCAGGGACGGCATCAAGTGCAACAGGTCCGGTTGGGCGGCAATGCCCAGGCCGACGCCGAAGGAGGTGGCGATGATCAGCATGCTGCGCCGGTCCAGTGGCGCCTGCGCAAGGATGCGCACCCCGGCAGCGGCCACGCTGCCGAACATCACCAGGGTGGCGCCGCCCAATACCGGCTTGGGAATTTGCTGCAGCACGGCACCAATCAACGGAAACAAGCCGAGACAGAACAGCAGCACGCCGATGTACAAGCCGACGTAACGGCTGGCGACGCCGGTGAGTTGGATCACACCATTGTTCTGCGCAAAGGTGGTGTTGGGAAAGGCGCTGAAGGTAGCGGCGATCATGCAACTCACACCATCGCCCAAGACGCCGCCTTTGAGTCGGCTTATATAAGAAGGGCCGCTGATGGGTTGGCGCGCAATCATGCAATTGGCGGTGAGGTCACCGACGGTCTCGATGCTGCTGATCAGATAAATCAGCGCGATGGGCAAAAAAGCGCTCCAGTCGAAGTTGAAACCAAAGCGAAAGGGCATTGGCACGCTGATCAAGGGCAAGTCGGGCAGGGCCTGAGGTACCAGTTTGCCGCTGAACCAGGCGGCCAGGCTGCCGAGGGCCAAGCCGATGATGATCGCCGAAAGGCGAACCCACGGGGTGTTGGAGCGGTTGAGCAAAATGATCGTCAGCACCACGAACACGCCCAACGCCAGGTTCACCGGAGCGCCGAAGTCGGGCGCGTTAAAACCGCCGCCGAGGTCGGTGATGCCCACCTTGATCAGGCTGATGCCGATCAGCGTGATCACAATCCCGGTGACCAGGGGCGTGATCACTCGGCGCAGTTGGCCGATAAAGCGGCTCAACACGATCTGTACCGCCGCGCCGAAAAAGCACACGCCGAAGATCATTGCCATGATGTCTTCCGGGCTACCACCGCGTTGCTTGACCAGAAAGCCTGCCGACAACACCGCGCCGAGAAACGCAAAGCTGGTGCCTTGCAGGCAGATCATCCCGGCGCCGATGCCAAAGGGTCTGCGTGCTTGAATGAAGGTGCCGACGCCGGAGACCATCAACGCCATGCTGATCAAGTAGGGCAAATGGGCGGTGAGGCCCAGCGTAGAGCCAATAATCAAGGGCGGCGTGATAATGCCGACGAAGGCCGCCAGCACGTGTTGCGCGGCGGCCAGTATTGCCGGGATGGGTTTCGGGCGGTCGTTGAGGCCGTAGATCAGGTCGCTGGGGCTGGAGGTTTCTGGTGGCATGGCGGGCAAACTCAGGGCGGACGGTTCAAGGTCCTTGTGCCTTGCAAAAAGCTGTCCAGTTGCTCAGCTTTTGGCGAAAGGCCCGAGCTAGCGCGTTGCCGCCAGACTCTCGAGAAAGCTTTCCAGCAC encodes:
- a CDS encoding uracil-xanthine permease family protein, whose protein sequence is MPPETSSPSDLIYGLNDRPKPIPAILAAAQHVLAAFVGIITPPLIIGSTLGLTAHLPYLISMALMVSGVGTFIQARRPFGIGAGMICLQGTSFAFLGAVLSAGFLVKQRGGSPEDIMAMIFGVCFFGAAVQIVLSRFIGQLRRVITPLVTGIVITLIGISLIKVGITDLGGGFNAPDFGAPVNLALGVFVVLTIILLNRSNTPWVRLSAIIIGLALGSLAAWFSGKLVPQALPDLPLISVPMPFRFGFNFDWSAFLPIALIYLISSIETVGDLTANCMIARQPISGPSYISRLKGGVLGDGVSCMIAATFSAFPNTTFAQNNGVIQLTGVASRYVGLYIGVLLFCLGLFPLIGAVLQQIPKPVLGGATLVMFGSVAAAGVRILAQAPLDRRSMLIIATSFGVGLGIAAQPDLLHLMPSLVQNLFDSAITSGGLTAIVLCLLLPETKTTCAAANHAPESDTLEPL